ATCGACGTGCGTGCAAGGTCCGGTCGGTCCGAGCCGCGCGTGAGCCCGAGGCGACGCAGCGGGTCGACCCGGAGCCTCCCGATCCAGCGCGTGGGAGGCCAACCGGTCGCGGCGCGGGCGCGCCGGTTCGCCGAGCCCCGGACGGCGTCGACCACCGTGGGCACCCCGGCCGCCGCCTCGAGGGCGTCCACGAGGCGGGCCCGGGCCACGTCCTGCGACCGCTCGGACACCTTGTCGCCGCACGCGTCCGCGACCCGTCGCGCGACACCGCGCACGTCCGCGACCAGGCGGGCGACCGCGGCCTCACGCCGCGCAGCGGCCTGGTCCAGGAGCGCGTCGAGCTCGTCGACCCCCTGCCCCGTGAGCGCCGAGACGCCCAGCACGCGCGCCGCGGCGAGGCCGTCCTCGGCCACGAGCCGGCGCAGGTCCGCGAGGCACGCGGTCGCCTCCTCGGGGGTCAGGCGGTCGATCTGGTTGAGCACGACCACGACGACGTCCCCGTGCCCCGCGAGCGGGCGCAGGTAGCGCTCGTGGAGCGCCGCGTCCGCGTACTTCTGCGGGTCGACGACCCACACCAGCAGGTCGACGCGCTCGACCAGCCGCTCCGCGACCGCCCGGTGCTCGGTCACGACCGAGTCGTGGTCGGGCAGGTCGAGCAGCACGAGCCCGTCGGTGGCCACGGCCGCACGGTCCGCGGCGTGGTGCCGTTCACCGACCTCGAGCCAGTTCAGAAGAGGGTCCGCACCCGGTCCCCAGACGACCGCCAGGGGCCGTGACGTCGTCGGGCGCGTGACGCCCGCGCGGGCGAGCGGCGCGCGCGCGACCGCGTTGAACAACGACGACTTGCCCGAACCCGTGGACCCCGCGAGCGCCACGACCGTGTGCTCGGCCGAGAGCGCGCTGCGCGTCGCGGTCCGCGCGAGGACGGCGCGCGCGTCGTCGAGCAGGTCGTCGGGCACGCGCCCCGTGCCGGCCGAGACCGCGGTCTCGAGCGCGGCGACGCGCGCCGTGAGGTCGAGGCGGGCCATCAGCTCTCGTCCTCGGTGGGTAGGGTCTCGCCGGGCCCGTCGTCGCGGGCACCGAAGAGCCTGCGCCAGAAGCCGGGGCGCCCGGCGGCCGGGGCCTCGCCCGGCGCGTCCTGGGGCGCGGGCGACGGAGAGGCGTGCGCGCCGCGCAGGGCCCCCGCCGGCCCGACGACGACGCTCGCGTCCCCCGTCGCGTCCGCCACCCGGTCGCGGGCCCTCCGTTCGCTCCGCGCGGCCCTGCGCACCTCGTGCGCCGCGGCGCGCAGCGGGTCTCCCGTCGCGCTCCCCGTGCCGAGCGCGTCGAGCTGGACGGTGTAGCGCTGGGCCTCGGAGCCGAGGACCGCACCGACGCGGTCCGCGAGCCGGTCCTGCGCGGTGCGGGTCAGGCGACGGACCGCGTCGTCGCCGAACACGGCCTCGAGGAGCTTCTGCGCGAGCACCGCGGTCCCGCCCGCGATCCCGATCTCCGCCCCCGTGATCCCACCCGTCGAGGCGAACACGAGGATCATGAGCGCGACGCCCAGACCGTTGAGACCGAACGAGAGCGCGCGGGCCGTGCCCCGCCTGGCGGCGGCCTGCTCGCTCACCAGGGCCAGGACGTCGGACTGCCAGCCCCGGATCTCCTCCGCGACCCGCGTCCGCAGCGAGGCCGAGGCGCGGGACAGGTCGAGACCTTCGAGCAGCACGGCTCCGGCCGGGTCGGCGCGCCACGCGCGGTAGGTCCGCTCGGCAGCCTCCTCGGCCGCGTCGAGCACCACGGACTCGAGGCCGTGCGTGATCGCCTCCTCGACCTCCGGGACCTTGCGGCCCCGGCCGCGGAAGAATCCGCTGATCGCGTCGCGGACCGACCCGACCTTCTGCTCGACCGCCCGGAAGAACTCGCCCGTACCCACGAAGTCCTGCCAGCGCGCGAGGACCTCGCCGCGCAGCATGGCGCCGTCGCTCGTCGCGGCCAGGACCGTGCGCCGGGCGTCCTCGTACGCCGCGTCCACGATCGCCCGGAGGTGGACGTCGGCCTCGTGCTGGGCGTCTACCGCCGTCGCGAGCTCGCTCGCGCGACGGACCAGGTCGTCGACCACCCCGTCGCGCGTCGCGTCGATCACGGCCGAGCGCGCGCCCGCGTCACCACCGAGCGCGGTCAACCAGCGCGAGATCTCGCTCACCGCCGGCTCGGGAAGGAAGCCGTCGACGAGCCGCGCCTCGGGGACGAGGAAGATCGGCGCGTCGCCCAGGCCGTTCTCCGAGGCCAGACGCCGAAGGTCGGCACCGACGGCCTCCGCGCCGGGGTCGACGCGGTCCAGCACGAGCGCGACCTGCGCTCGCCGGGTCGCGGCCTCGTGGAGCAGGTCCCACGGCACGGCGTCGGCGTAGCGCGCGGCCGTCGTCACGAAGAGCCACAGGTCCGCGGCCCCCAGGAGCTGCGCCGCGAGCTCACGGTTCTCGACGACGACCGAGTCGACGTCGGGGGCGTCGAGGAGCGCGAGGCCCTGCGGCA
This region of Oerskovia jenensis genomic DNA includes:
- a CDS encoding dynamin family protein → MTHPTDDAGPPAGGAPDGEDGVSRASSTGGERPDDAGHGRHVAADPGSEHAPARTAQGTDDLVAALDVLRGELAAQRLPLVTPGVEEDRRTLALAVDQLDDYLLPRLRSRSAPLLVVVGGSTGAGKSTLVNSVLGEKVTVPGVLRPTTRSPVLVHHPLDARWFSTDRILPGLARALGPVDHGAGDGAHRSVRLVASEVLPQGLALLDAPDVDSVVVENRELAAQLLGAADLWLFVTTAARYADAVPWDLLHEAATRRAQVALVLDRVDPGAEAVGADLRRLASENGLGDAPIFLVPEARLVDGFLPEPAVSEISRWLTALGGDAGARSAVIDATRDGVVDDLVRRASELATAVDAQHEADVHLRAIVDAAYEDARRTVLAATSDGAMLRGEVLARWQDFVGTGEFFRAVEQKVGSVRDAISGFFRGRGRKVPEVEEAITHGLESVVLDAAEEAAERTYRAWRADPAGAVLLEGLDLSRASASLRTRVAEEIRGWQSDVLALVSEQAAARRGTARALSFGLNGLGVALMILVFASTGGITGAEIGIAGGTAVLAQKLLEAVFGDDAVRRLTRTAQDRLADRVGAVLGSEAQRYTVQLDALGTGSATGDPLRAAAHEVRRAARSERRARDRVADATGDASVVVGPAGALRGAHASPSPAPQDAPGEAPAAGRPGFWRRLFGARDDGPGETLPTEDES
- a CDS encoding GTPase family protein, whose product is MARLDLTARVAALETAVSAGTGRVPDDLLDDARAVLARTATRSALSAEHTVVALAGSTGSGKSSLFNAVARAPLARAGVTRPTTSRPLAVVWGPGADPLLNWLEVGERHHAADRAAVATDGLVLLDLPDHDSVVTEHRAVAERLVERVDLLVWVVDPQKYADAALHERYLRPLAGHGDVVVVVLNQIDRLTPEEATACLADLRRLVAEDGLAAARVLGVSALTGQGVDELDALLDQAAARREAAVARLVADVRGVARRVADACGDKVSERSQDVARARLVDALEAAAGVPTVVDAVRGSANRRARAATGWPPTRWIGRLRVDPLRRLGLTRGSDRPDLARTSIPRASPTVAARAQVAVREYVATMTAGAPQDWALAARARVTDSTGGLADALDQAVASTELEAARRPRWWGVAGFLQWVVLALLLAGLVWLGVLAVLAYLQLPAPETPVWRGFPWPTVMVVGGVVVGLALALVARAASALGARRRAARARRRLRESIGKVAGRLVWLPVAEELSALTTCRVAAQVAAT